From a single Mesotoga infera genomic region:
- a CDS encoding PDZ domain-containing protein, which produces NEHVVSGAEKITVSMLDGNSYPAKYIGGDAELDIAVIKIDPDGIDLPIVELGESNSLRIGEWAVAIGNPFGLKHTVTLGVISAVGRQLPKPDGNGVYSNLIQTDAAINPGNSGGPLLNIHGQVIGINTAIISSDVGTSLGFAIPIDVALRFVDSIIETGSVQRAYLGVYMDTVTEAISRSLGLKVDSGALITDVVPDSAAEKAGVKPQDVIIGFENLEITNSSELRAAVLNYPAGSEVKITIDRFGERIVLTVVLGSLSQESESSSLDDIEESETFESSLGVSVSDITPEDRERLGLPSEFKGVVVRKVDSEGITYRLGISKDDVITRLSINGNQEPIENANGFKASAEKIKKGDYVAFFAYRNGVRFVASFQF; this is translated from the coding sequence AACGAACATGTTGTTTCTGGCGCCGAAAAAATCACAGTGTCTATGCTCGATGGAAACTCCTATCCGGCAAAGTACATTGGCGGAGATGCTGAGTTGGACATCGCTGTTATTAAGATTGATCCCGATGGGATTGATCTTCCAATAGTGGAGCTCGGTGAATCCAACTCACTTAGGATAGGGGAATGGGCAGTTGCAATCGGAAATCCTTTCGGACTGAAACACACTGTTACGCTTGGTGTAATCAGTGCAGTTGGAAGGCAGTTGCCAAAACCTGATGGGAACGGAGTCTACTCGAATTTGATACAGACGGATGCGGCAATTAATCCTGGCAACAGTGGAGGCCCTTTGCTGAATATCCACGGTCAGGTTATTGGGATCAACACCGCCATAATCTCCTCAGACGTGGGAACTTCACTGGGCTTTGCTATACCTATAGATGTAGCCCTGAGATTCGTTGATTCGATAATTGAAACAGGATCGGTTCAGAGAGCCTATCTTGGGGTCTACATGGATACTGTCACAGAGGCCATCTCCAGATCGCTTGGACTAAAAGTCGATAGCGGTGCTCTCATTACCGACGTAGTCCCGGACTCTGCAGCGGAGAAGGCTGGAGTGAAACCTCAAGACGTTATCATCGGTTTTGAGAATCTAGAGATCACAAATTCCTCTGAATTGAGGGCCGCCGTTCTAAATTACCCGGCCGGTTCAGAGGTGAAGATCACAATCGATAGATTTGGAGAGAGAATCGTGCTAACGGTCGTTCTGGGATCGCTTTCTCAAGAGAGTGAATCCTCTTCACTCGATGACATCGAGGAATCTGAGACCTTTGAAAGCTCTTTGGGAGTCTCCGTTTCCGACATAACCCCTGAAGACAGAGAACGGCTTGGACTGCCTTCAGAATTCAAAGGCGTAGTTGTGAGAAAGGTTGATTCAGAAGGAATAACCTACAGACTCGGGATAAGCAAAGATGATGTGATCACCCGTCTGAGCATAAACGGAAATCAGGAACCGATCGAGAATGCGAACGGTTTCAAGGCATCTGCCGAGAAGATCAAGAAGGGAGATTACGTAGCATTCTTTGCCTACAGAAATGGCGTTAGATTCGTAGCTTCTTTCCAGTTCTAA
- the fabZ gene encoding 3-hydroxyacyl-ACP dehydratase FabZ, producing the protein MKDKEFVKSKIPHRDPFLLVDGVTYIGDSEIRAYRDLSEDDPIFEGHFPGNPVYPGVLMIEGIAQTAGILLLEPKKTPLFAGIEHARFKEIVQPPCRLEYNVRVIGKKMNIVKIEGVAYVEGKPCARATLLVSSL; encoded by the coding sequence ATGAAAGATAAGGAGTTTGTGAAGAGTAAAATCCCGCACCGTGATCCCTTTCTTCTAGTTGACGGTGTAACTTATATTGGTGATAGTGAGATCAGGGCCTACAGGGACCTGTCTGAAGATGACCCCATTTTTGAAGGTCACTTTCCTGGGAATCCAGTTTATCCTGGGGTCTTAATGATTGAGGGTATTGCTCAGACAGCAGGGATTCTTCTGCTGGAGCCGAAAAAAACTCCGCTGTTCGCCGGAATTGAGCATGCTCGGTTCAAGGAAATAGTGCAGCCGCCGTGCAGACTGGAATACAATGTGAGAGTAATCGGAAAGAAGATGAACATTGTGAAAATAGAGGGAGTCGCTTATGTTGAAGGGAAACCTTGCGCCAGAGCTACACTTCTTGTTTCTTCATTATGA
- the fabK gene encoding enoyl-[acyl-carrier-protein] reductase FabK produces MRQKRQSLTELLEIKYPILQGGMAWVADRTLAAAVSNAGGLGIIAGGSLSSEELLVEIHEVRKLTSNPFGVNIMLLSPYAEEQMEIVRKEKVPVVTTGAGSPSRFIDELKSAGVKVIPVVASAGLAKRLELQGVDAVIAEGMEAGGHIGKVTSMVLVPAVSSATQIPVIAAGGIADGRGFVAALALGASGVQMGTRFICTSECSAHLRYKEKILSSSELDTVVTGSANGHPVRAFRNRLTRYIEELEKRGEGFEEIEKVAVGALKRAAKEGDLNSGSLMAGQSSGLIREVLSVSKLIESIIEEAEEVIGHLGGIAEW; encoded by the coding sequence TTGAGACAGAAGAGACAATCATTGACCGAGTTACTCGAAATCAAATATCCGATACTCCAAGGAGGAATGGCCTGGGTTGCAGACCGCACTCTGGCCGCAGCAGTTTCAAATGCTGGCGGATTGGGCATTATTGCTGGAGGCAGCCTCTCCTCTGAGGAGCTGCTTGTCGAAATTCACGAGGTGAGAAAACTGACCTCCAATCCTTTTGGAGTGAACATCATGTTGCTTTCCCCCTATGCTGAAGAACAGATGGAAATAGTTCGCAAAGAGAAGGTTCCGGTTGTGACTACTGGAGCAGGAAGTCCTTCTCGTTTCATAGATGAGCTAAAGTCTGCAGGTGTAAAAGTGATCCCCGTTGTTGCTTCTGCTGGACTCGCCAAGAGATTGGAGCTGCAGGGAGTTGATGCGGTAATCGCTGAAGGAATGGAAGCAGGCGGTCATATTGGGAAAGTGACATCCATGGTTCTCGTTCCGGCCGTTTCTTCTGCAACACAGATTCCAGTCATCGCAGCGGGAGGTATTGCCGATGGAAGAGGATTCGTTGCGGCACTTGCCCTGGGTGCCAGTGGAGTTCAAATGGGAACAAGGTTTATTTGCACGTCCGAGTGTTCGGCACACCTTCGCTACAAAGAGAAAATTCTATCATCAAGCGAACTCGATACAGTCGTCACGGGAAGTGCAAACGGCCATCCTGTTAGAGCCTTCAGAAACAGACTCACAAGATACATAGAAGAGCTTGAGAAAAGAGGCGAGGGATTCGAGGAAATTGAAAAAGTGGCCGTTGGTGCGCTTAAAAGAGCCGCTAAAGAAGGTGATCTCAATTCAGGCTCTCTGATGGCCGGTCAGTCTAGCGGCTTGATAAGGGAAGTATTAAGTGTGAGCAAACTAATCGAATCAATCATTGAAGAGGCCGAAGAAGTCATCGGCCACCTGGGAGGGATCGCAGAATGGTAG
- the fabD gene encoding [acyl-carrier-protein] S-malonyltransferase: protein MVAWIFPGQGSQYVGMGSAFCEESAQIKEFLGISGRMLGFDLLKMMLEGPERELTLTQNAQPAILSLSVALSDILGEIGAKPDIVAGLSLGEFTALTIAGSLEYADALRLVRLRGMAMQDTISPGAGSMAAIIGLQDEVVERICSETSSNEEVIVANYNCPGQVVVSGLAEKVKVVMESSKREGAKRCVELSVSAPFHSRFLQPVGEVLREFLDGVKVSPPKIPVVSNVTGDLFPEDPHEIKELLISQTYSPVRWDQSIRRMIQLGTDKFIEVGPGKVLSGFMKKIDRSITVNTTDSESLEALKEFQEIVN, encoded by the coding sequence ATGGTAGCATGGATATTTCCTGGACAGGGAAGTCAGTATGTGGGTATGGGAAGTGCTTTTTGCGAGGAAAGCGCTCAAATCAAAGAATTCCTTGGAATCTCAGGTCGGATGCTGGGATTTGATTTACTGAAAATGATGCTTGAGGGTCCGGAGAGAGAGCTAACACTGACTCAAAATGCTCAGCCGGCCATCCTTTCTCTTAGCGTAGCTCTTTCAGACATCCTTGGGGAAATTGGAGCGAAACCCGACATTGTTGCTGGTTTATCCCTTGGTGAATTCACAGCACTTACAATAGCTGGGTCACTTGAATACGCCGATGCTCTACGCCTTGTAAGGTTGAGGGGAATGGCCATGCAAGATACCATTTCTCCAGGTGCGGGAAGTATGGCGGCGATAATCGGTCTGCAAGATGAAGTCGTTGAAAGGATTTGCTCAGAGACTTCATCGAACGAGGAAGTAATAGTTGCGAACTACAACTGTCCGGGACAGGTGGTAGTCTCTGGCCTCGCAGAGAAAGTGAAAGTCGTAATGGAAAGTTCTAAAAGAGAAGGTGCAAAGAGATGCGTAGAGCTTTCGGTAAGTGCGCCTTTCCATAGTCGATTCTTACAGCCTGTAGGAGAGGTCTTGAGAGAGTTCCTTGACGGTGTCAAGGTAAGCCCCCCGAAGATCCCAGTGGTCTCTAATGTAACCGGTGATCTCTTCCCCGAAGATCCGCACGAGATAAAGGAGCTGTTAATTTCTCAGACATATAGCCCCGTTAGGTGGGATCAATCGATAAGAAGGATGATTCAGCTGGGTACTGACAAATTCATTGAGGTAGGTCCGGGAAAGGTTCTCAGCGGATTCATGAAGAAGATTGACAGGAGTATTA